The Arachis ipaensis cultivar K30076 chromosome B07, Araip1.1, whole genome shotgun sequence genome includes a window with the following:
- the LOC107606178 gene encoding putative clathrin assembly protein At4g40080 — protein MAQQKNKLRNLAYNIKDKASVIVATLSIKRHVSSVRVRVLRATTHALSGPPSEDRIAAVLAVASSNNTSHLLPRVCIDALMDRLHRTGSATVALKCLFTLHNVVVKGPFTLKDQLAYYPSYGGHNFLNLSTFRDDSDLESLQLSDWVRWYAGVIEQSLTVSRILGYYLRYSSSSSSNTIQETNSLTLGTSNADLLYKIEALVAFLEQLGKVPESLQLQKKELVYEVVKLVGEDYRSVQREIVMRLEEMEGRMENLDVGEVSELVGYVKRMEECKEKLVMLFVNKGRNGGFWDLVRETKEKGLKIKGEIEGKWLTVVVASNTAADSIRFNTNPFLEPGQTSPVPLTSFALATVR, from the coding sequence ATGGCCCAACAGAAAAATAAGCTAAGGAATTTGGCTTACAATATCAAAGACAAAGCCTCCGTTATAGTCGCCACCCTCTCCATCAAGCGCCACGTGTCCTCCGTCCGAGTCCGCGTCCTCCGCGCCACTACCCACGCTCTCAGCGGCCCTCCCTCCGAGGATCGAATCGCCGCCGTTCTTGCCGTCGCATCATCCAACAACACCTCCCACCTCCTCCCCCGTGTCTGCATCGACGCCCTGATGGACCGCCTCCACCGCACCGGCAGTGCCACCGTGGCACTCAAGTGTCTCTTCACCCTCCACAACGTCGTCGTCAAGGGACCGTTCACCCTCAAAGATCAGCTCGCCTATTACCCTTCCTACGGCGGCCACAACTTCCTTAACCTCTCAACCTTCCGCGATGACTCGGACTTGGAATCGCTCCAACTCAGTGACTGGGTTCGTTGGTACGCCGGAGTCATAGAACAAAGCCTAACCGTTTCAAGAATCCTAGGCTATTATCTCCGAtactcatcatcttcttcttctaacACCATCCAAGAAACAAACTCTTTGACTCTTGGAACTTCAAACGCGGATTTACTGTACAAGATAGAAGCTCTGGTTGCGTTCTTGGAACAGCTAGGTAAGGTTCCAGAGTCATTGCAGCTTCAGAAGAAGGAGCTGGTTTACGAAGTGGTGAAGCTTGTAGGGGAAGATTACAGAAGCGTTCAGAGAGAGATAGTGATGAGgttggaggagatggagggtagaATGGAGAATTTGGATGTTGGTGAAGTGAGTGAGTTGGTTGGGTATGTGAAGAGGATGGAGGAGTGTAAGGAGAAGCTTGTGATGCTGTTCGTTAATAAAGGGAGGAACGGTGGCTTCTGGGATTTGGTTAGAGAAACGAAGGAGAAAGGGTTGAAGATCAAAGGGGAAATTGAAGGCAAGTGGCTCACGGTGGTGGTGGCTTCCAACACCGCCGCCGATTCCATCCGGTTTAACACTAACCCGTTTCTTGAACCCGGTCAAACCAGTCCGGTCCCACTCACCAGTTTTGCTTTAGCAACGGTAAGATGA